The sequence CAGGAAGACGGCTTCCTCGAGGGGAAGCTCCGGGGCCAGCAGGAGGCCGGTCATGATGTCCGTCTGCCCGCGGTAGAAGATGCCGAGCGCAATGCCGGACAGGTCCCACGCCAGGAAGAACGCCAGGCCGGCCAGCAGCACCAGGCCCGCACGCAGCGGCGCCGCGCGGAAGAACAGGCGCAGCCGCCAGTCCAGGATGGCCATGCCCGCCAGCGACACGAGCAGCGCGGCCAGGTAGATCAAGCCCATCACCGCAGCCCCGTGCCCGAGGAGGCCGGCAGCGGTTCGGGCAGCGCCGCCGTCGTTATGTCCCCGCGCACGCGCTTGAGCAGGATCTCCGCGCTGATCAGGCACATGGGCAGGCCGATGCCGGGAATGGTGCTGCCGCCGGCATAGAAGAGGCCGTCGACCTTGCGGCTCCTGTTGCTGCCGCGCAGGAAGGCGCTTTGCCGCAGGGTGTGCGCGGGGCCGAGGACGCCGCCCCGCCAGGAGTTGAAGTCGCGGGCGAAGTCGGCCGGGCCGACGGTCCGCCGCACGCGGATCCTGCCGGCGAGGTCCGGGATGCCGGCCCACCGGGAGATCTGGGCGATGACGCGGTCGGCGACTTCCTCGACGTGCCGGTCGCCGCCGCCGTCGATACCGCCGCCGCCCAGCCCGGGGTCGGCAGGGACCGGGACGAGCACGAAGAGGTTTTCCTGGCCCGCGGGGGCCACGGTCGGGTCGGTGGCGCTGGGCCGGCAGATGTAGACGGAGGCGGGGTCCGGAACCCGGGCCTGCTTGCCGAAAATTGCGGCGAAGTTGGCGTCCCAGTCCGAGGTGAACATCAGCGAATGGTGGGCCAGCTCGGGCAGCCGGCCGTCGACGCCGAGCATCAGGAGCACGGCGCCCGGGCCGGGCACGCGGCGGCGCCAGTAACGTTCGGGATAGCTCTGCAGCCCGCGCGGCAGCAGTGTCGTTTCGGTATGGTGCAGGTCCGCCGCTGAGACCACGGCGTCGGCGGCCAGCACGTGCGCCTCGCCGCGGCCGTCCCGGTAGCTGACGCCGAAAGCCCGGGTCCTGGTGCCGGCGCGCTCGGTCAGGATCCGGTCAACCTCGGCGCCGGTGATGATGCGGACGCCGTGGTCCTCGGCGAGCGCGCGGATGGTCCCGATGATCCGGGTGAAGCCGCCCTGCGGGTAGAGCACGCCGTCGTCCAGGTCCAAGTGGCTCATCAGGTGGTACATGCTGGGCGCGAGCTTGGGCGCGGAGCCGAGGAACACCGCCGGGTAGCCGAGGATCTGGCGCAGCCGCGGGTCGGTGACGAAGCGGCCGGCCCAGGCGTCCAGGGACTCGAGCAGCAGCCGGCCCAGCTTCGGCGCGCCGCGCAGCACCTCCTGCGTGAGCAGCGGCCGGAAGGAGGCGAAGGATGTGTAGAGGAAGTACTTCTTGGCCAGGCCGTAGGTCTCCTCGGCGGAATCGAGGTACGCGGACAGCCGGGCCCCGGCGCCGGGTTCCAGCCGCTCGAACAGCTCCTCGTTCAGCCGGCGTTCCCGGCGCAGGTCCACGGCGGGGCTGCCGTCTTCGAAGAACACCCGGTAGCCCGGATCCAGCACGCTCAGGTCCAGCTGCTCGGCGGCGGAGGTGCCCAGCAGGCTGAAGAAATGGTCGAAGACCTCCGGCATCAGGTACCAGGACGGGCCGGTATCGAAGCGGAACCCGTCGCGCTCCCAGCTGCCGGCGCGGCCGCCCACGTCGGCCTGCTTCTCCAGGACGGTGACCCGGTAGCCGTCGCGGGCCAGCAGCGCCGCCGAGGCCAGGCCGGCGATGCCGCCGCCGATGACGGTGATCCGCCCGCCCGGTTCCACGGCCGCGCCGCCGCTGGCCGACCTGCCGAACCGCGGCGCCGCGGGAGGCCTCACCGGTGGCTCCGGAACAGGGCGGCGGCGGGCAAGTGCCGGAGCCGTGCGGCCGGAAGGTGCACGGGTAGCCGCGCCGCCGGGATCTGCTGCTGGTACCAGGCCTTGGCGATCAGCCGCAGCTTGACCTGGTTCGGCACGCGGACCCGCTGGAGCAGCAGGTCCCCGGCCGGGGTGCGCCGCAGCCGCGCGGAGAGCTCGGCGAACAGCGCGTGGACGGCGGCGACGGCGGTGCGGCTGCCCGCGGGCAGCTCCGGCACCACCGCGCGGGCGGCGGCGAGGTCGGCGTCGATCCCGTCCAGCACGGCGTGCTTGTCTGCTTCGGTGAACCCGTCGACGGACACCCCGGGAAAGTAGCTGCGGCCCAGGTCGCGGTAGTCGTCCGCCAGGTCGCGCAGGAAGTTGACCTTCTGGAACGCCGCCCCGAGCCGCCGGGCCCCGGCATCCAGCCTGGCCAGGCGGTCCACGTCCGCCGGCTTGCCCTGCAGGAAGGCGCGCACGCACATCAGCCCGACCACCTCAGCGGAGCCATACACGTACTCGTCGAAGCTGTCGGCGCTGTGCGCGGCGCGCTCCAGGTCCGCCCGCATGGAGGCGAAGAACGGCCTGATCAGGTCCGCGCCGATCCCGGTCCTCTTCGCCGTGATCCCGAAGGCGTGCACCACCAGGTTCGAGCTGTACGCGCCGGCCGCCGCCTCCAGCGCCTCCCGTTCCAGCTTGTCGAGGCACGCGCGGATGGCCTCCGGCGCCGATCCGCAGCCGGCGCTGGCGCCGTCGACGATTTCATCGGCGATCCGCACCAGCGCGTAGATGCTCTCCACGTCCCGCCGGACCGGCTTTTCCAGCAACCGGGTGGCCAGCGAGAAAGAACTCGAGTAGCGGCGGATAACGACGGCGGACGCCTCCTGGGCGACCGCGGCGTATAGTTCCGCTTGGGTCCGGTTATCCATTACCGCCTCCTTTGGACAGCACGTTCGAGCACGCCCTCGAGTTCGGCCACCAGCGCCGCCGGCAGGACGGATTCCGCCAGGGCGGCCCGGGCCCGGGCCGCATAGCACTCGGCCAGGTCCTCGACGTAGTCCCGCGCGCCGCACTGCTCCAGCAGGCGGCGGGCCCGGGCGGCGTCCTGCCGGCTGGGCGTGCCGCCGAGCAGCTCGGCCAGCTGCTCCCATTCCGGGCAGAGCCGCGCGTAGGCGATCAGCGGGGTGCATTTGCCCTCGGCCAGGTCACCGGTGCTCGACTTTCCGGTCACGGCCTCGTCCCCGAACATGCCCAGCAGGTCGTCCACCAGCTGGTAGGCCGTGCCGATGCAGCGCCCCGCGGTCGCCACGGTCCTGAGCGCGTCCGCGGAGGCGCCCGCCATCAGCGCCCCGGCCCGCAGCGGCGCCTCGAAGGAATAGACCGCGGTCTTCAGCCGCGACATCCGCAGGACCTCCTGCAGGGAGGGCTGCTCGCGCGAGCCGGAGAACTCCACGTCCAGCAGCTCGCCGCCGGCCGAGGCGAACACCGCCGAGTCCAGTTCGTCCAGCAGCGTGAGCCGCAGGTCGGCGGCGAGGTCGGCGCCGGCGATGAGCCGATAGGCGCCGGTCAGGGCCAGGTCGCCCGCGATGATGGCGGCGGACTGGCCGCGGTGGGCCGCTTCCTCGAGGCTGGTGCCCTGCCCGGCGGCCCGGGCACGATAGACCCCGGCCAGGTTCGGGACGCCGCGGCGCTTGAAGTCGTGGTCGATCACGTCGTCGTGGAGGACCAGCGCGGTATGCAGCAGCTCGAAGGCGGCCGCGACCGGGGCAGCGGCGGCGGGATCCGGCCCGCCGAGCCCGGTGTAGGCAGCCAGGACAAGGGCGGGCCGCACGCGCTTGCCGCCCTGAGCGGCCGCGTGCAGGGCCCGCCACAGCCCGGCATAGCCGGCCCCCATGCGGGCGGCGCGGTCCTTGCCGTCGCTGAAGAAACGGTCCAGCGTCTCGTCTACGAGCCCGAGCCCATCAAACTCGATTCCTCCGGCTGCCGGAGGGTACTGTCGGGCGATGGGAATCGTCATGGTTCATAGTAAACATGATTATTTCTCGACAATCGAGAGATGGGGGAGGATGACGTGGTGCGAAACGACAGCAGCCTGGAGAGCGTAGAAGAAGTGGTCCTGGTCGACGAGGCCGGCCGGCCGGTCGGGACGGCAGACAAGGCGACCGTGCACGGACCGGCCACTCCCCTGCATCTGGCCTTCTCCTGCCACCTCTTCAACGAGCGCGGCGAATACCTCGCGACCCGGCGGGCGCTGTCCAAGAAGACCTGGCCGGGTGTGTGGACCAACTCCTTCTGCGGCCACCCCGGGCCCGGCGAAGACACCGCGGACGCCGTGCTGCGCCGCGCCCCGCAGGAGCTGGGCGTCGAGGTGGCGGAACTGCGGCTCGCGCTTCCAGACTTCCGCTACCGCGCCACCGACGCCGCCGGGACCGTGGAGAACGAAATCTGCCCGGTCTACGTGGCCCGCCTGCACGGCGACCCGGCCCCGGACCCGGCGGAAGTCGCCGAGTGGAAGTGGGCATCGCCGTCGTTATTGCTGCACGCGGTCAACGCCACCCCGTGGGCCTTCAGCCCGTGGCTGGCGCTTCAGCTGCCGCTGCTGGCCGAGGCCTCGCCCGCACTGTTCTCCGACTGATCCAGTGCGCGCTCCCGCGCCGTGACCATCGCGTCGCGCAGCTCCTCCATGAAGCCCGAGAGCAGCGCCACCTCTTCGGGCGTGTGCCGGGCGACCACCTTCAGCAGCTCATCGACCATCGGCGAGAAAATCTCCGAACCGCGCGACCTCGCGCTGTCCGTCACGTCCAAATGGACCCGACGCCGGTCCTCGCCGCTGCGGGTGCGCACCATGTGCCCAACCTTGCTCAGCCGGTCCACCAGGGCGGTCGTGGCGGCCGAACTGAGCGACAGCTTCTCCCCCAGCACACCGGGCGTGATCGGCAGGCCGGCGCGCCGAGCATCGATCACTGCGGTGAGCGCGTTCAGGTCCGTTCGGTGCATGCCGAATTTGTGGC is a genomic window of Arthrobacter sp. Marseille-P9274 containing:
- a CDS encoding polyprenyl synthetase family protein, whose amino-acid sequence is MTIPIARQYPPAAGGIEFDGLGLVDETLDRFFSDGKDRAARMGAGYAGLWRALHAAAQGGKRVRPALVLAAYTGLGGPDPAAAAPVAAAFELLHTALVLHDDVIDHDFKRRGVPNLAGVYRARAAGQGTSLEEAAHRGQSAAIIAGDLALTGAYRLIAGADLAADLRLTLLDELDSAVFASAGGELLDVEFSGSREQPSLQEVLRMSRLKTAVYSFEAPLRAGALMAGASADALRTVATAGRCIGTAYQLVDDLLGMFGDEAVTGKSSTGDLAEGKCTPLIAYARLCPEWEQLAELLGGTPSRQDAARARRLLEQCGARDYVEDLAECYAARARAALAESVLPAALVAELEGVLERAVQRRR
- the idi gene encoding isopentenyl-diphosphate Delta-isomerase; translated protein: MGEDDVVRNDSSLESVEEVVLVDEAGRPVGTADKATVHGPATPLHLAFSCHLFNERGEYLATRRALSKKTWPGVWTNSFCGHPGPGEDTADAVLRRAPQELGVEVAELRLALPDFRYRATDAAGTVENEICPVYVARLHGDPAPDPAEVAEWKWASPSLLLHAVNATPWAFSPWLALQLPLLAEASPALFSD
- the crtI gene encoding phytoene desaturase family protein, coding for MEPGGRITVIGGGIAGLASAALLARDGYRVTVLEKQADVGGRAGSWERDGFRFDTGPSWYLMPEVFDHFFSLLGTSAAEQLDLSVLDPGYRVFFEDGSPAVDLRRERRLNEELFERLEPGAGARLSAYLDSAEETYGLAKKYFLYTSFASFRPLLTQEVLRGAPKLGRLLLESLDAWAGRFVTDPRLRQILGYPAVFLGSAPKLAPSMYHLMSHLDLDDGVLYPQGGFTRIIGTIRALAEDHGVRIITGAEVDRILTERAGTRTRAFGVSYRDGRGEAHVLAADAVVSAADLHHTETTLLPRGLQSYPERYWRRRVPGPGAVLLMLGVDGRLPELAHHSLMFTSDWDANFAAIFGKQARVPDPASVYICRPSATDPTVAPAGQENLFVLVPVPADPGLGGGGIDGGGDRHVEEVADRVIAQISRWAGIPDLAGRIRVRRTVGPADFARDFNSWRGGVLGPAHTLRQSAFLRGSNRSRKVDGLFYAGGSTIPGIGLPMCLISAEILLKRVRGDITTAALPEPLPASSGTGLR
- a CDS encoding lycopene cyclase domain-containing protein; the protein is MGLIYLAALLVSLAGMAILDWRLRLFFRAAPLRAGLVLLAGLAFFLAWDLSGIALGIFYRGQTDIMTGLLLAPELPLEEAVFLTFLCYLTMNLYLLFTRRLATGSFLPDAAGERTHEGARP
- a CDS encoding squalene/phytoene synthase family protein, which translates into the protein MDNRTQAELYAAVAQEASAVVIRRYSSSFSLATRLLEKPVRRDVESIYALVRIADEIVDGASAGCGSAPEAIRACLDKLEREALEAAAGAYSSNLVVHAFGITAKRTGIGADLIRPFFASMRADLERAAHSADSFDEYVYGSAEVVGLMCVRAFLQGKPADVDRLARLDAGARRLGAAFQKVNFLRDLADDYRDLGRSYFPGVSVDGFTEADKHAVLDGIDADLAAARAVVPELPAGSRTAVAAVHALFAELSARLRRTPAGDLLLQRVRVPNQVKLRLIAKAWYQQQIPAARLPVHLPAARLRHLPAAALFRSHR
- a CDS encoding MarR family winged helix-turn-helix transcriptional regulator — protein: MPSSSSTSAAAPGVGRHAGPQAEFKAGEIRPGVDYRGRELMLLLQSFTTETDRYIEAQGHKFGMHRTDLNALTAVIDARRAGLPITPGVLGEKLSLSSAATTALVDRLSKVGHMVRTRSGEDRRRVHLDVTDSARSRGSEIFSPMVDELLKVVARHTPEEVALLSGFMEELRDAMVTARERALDQSENSAGEASASSGS